GTAGATATCAAGTTGTAGTATCTGTTCCTGTCATGCTGAAgagaagcaggagaaggagcagtgGCTGCCTGCAGGAGATCTGCTGACAGTGCCAGGGCTTGAGGATGCTGAGCACTGATGGCCAAGGGAATGACAgacctcccactgctcccctgGAATCCCAGGGACAGTTCACTCGGATCTGCACTTCAAAGGAAGTGAGCTACCAAGGAAAGAACAAGAACTGTGTGTGCAAGCCTGCTGAGTGCCTGTTGGCAGCCCTCCTTACACTGGCAGGAGAAGAGAGCCACAGCCCAGGCATCACAAAGGTGCACAGGGTTGCTCAAGACCTTTTCCTAAACTTTTCCAGGGTAAAACCAAAGGAATTCAAGACAGGGTTGTGAGTAGCTGATCCGAGAGAACGTGGGAGCAAGATGCGTTTGCAGACACAAGACATCTGCATATGGAATGGAGAGTAAGAGAGAAGAGCACAAGGCAATTGATACAGGAAGCAAGGACCAGCAGACGcccagttctttttttctctctttcagaaGGTCTCAGGCCACTGTGCCTGATCGACCTGGCGTTCCTGATGCTTCCAGTGGTCTCTTCCAGTGTCTCCATGTGACTAGTCCCAGCCGAACAGCAAAGATCAAGCACGTCAGTGCCAGCAGAACAACTGGGGGAAAAGCACAGAAGCACATTAGAGCATAAAAGAAAGGCAGTGCCTCTTGTCATACCCCAGCTCCCAGAAGAGGGGCTAttcagggaaagagaaaaaaaccacaactgcCTGTATAGGATCCATTACCCCCAGAGCTGTATCTCTCTGAGTTTTACTGCTATACAGTCAAACTCACCCAATGCTTCCAGGTCAAGGCATGTCTAAAAAGGGGGAGGCTTCCTGGACACAGGAATTAAAATACATTACATTAACAAAATACTCCAAGAATAGTTGAACTATATAAAGAAACGTGCTAGTTTGGGAAAAGCACATTCTTGTCCTACCAGCCAAACAAGCTGAACACTAAGAATGAAGTTTTGCTGGTAGAAATGTACCTACTGCAGGAACAGAGCTGCCTGCCAGAGACCATGCGCACCTCCACATTCCCAGTGGCTACAACCATCAGGAGACGAGCCTGCAGTGTCCCCATGGCTGTGGAAGACAAGCTTTGCCAAGTCCTGCTGAGTGCTTTCAGACATGACAAGGCTCCAGCTGCACTTACAGCAAAGAGAGCTGTACTGGAGTGGCTCCAATGGTGATGCCAGTCCAGAATTTAGCTTTAGCCACTGGTATGtggcagtgggaaggctgaAGGGTGGGAACATGCTGCCTTCTGCTGACCTCGCGGTGGGAATAGGCATCTCAAGCTGCTACAGCAGGACTCAGAGTTCACACAGCTCAGTCCCTTTCGTGTCAGCATAAAACTGCTCATAATGGTACAGCTTCTGCCAGACTGCAATTGTACAGAATTTGGATAGCTTAAGCCCTTTTACCACGGATGACTACACTCAACTTTGCTACAGTGGCTGGCAGCAACCAGATAATCCCAGGAAAACCTGTTAAGGCTAGCCTGAGCTCTGCATCAGAAAGGAGCATGTGCAGAGGTTTGCACTGTGAAGCCCTCCGTGGGTCAGAAGCTTATGCACTGCTCCTATATGCCCAACAGTACAGGGCAAATGGAAGCCCACAGCCTTCATCCCAGCCCGGCTTCTCCTTTGGCCTGCCCTACGTcagatggagctgctggaggagccaaGTGGGTGCTGGAGGACTGCAGGACAAACATATTGCACTGGGAAGTGAACTTGAGACAACACAAGGTTTGGATTCAGCCCCGAGGCTCATGGGCAATGATTTCTGCTCTTTCCTTAGCAAAATGAATACCTTCAAGTATGTCACTAGTTCTGCTTTTAACAAATAATGCTTTTCAAGTGGAAAGGCTTTCTGCCCTCGGCTCAGAGGAAGGGTGTGAAGTTTACTGGCCTTCTTTTACAGGAGTTAGAAAGACTCACCTATAAAAACGTTGTTGGTCAGTGGGGATGAAAACGAGCCGTTCTTGCAGGCGCTGCCGGTCAGAGCTGCTATGACCACTGGGTAGACTGTGAGGTTATAGCGGACATACTTGtcaagaaagtaattttctagGTAAAACCTGTGAAGAAAAAGAGTGACCAAAGTAagaattttctctgtatttcatttcCATTCCCTAAGAAAGGAATTAGACAGAGAATGGGGGGTTTTGTGGACCAATTTGGATGAGAGTccaaaatttttcatttactaATATtcaaaaaatgcataaataatttattttatgtaggtttagggaaaaataaagcCGTGTTTCAGATGGTTTCTGTATCACACCTTCACCTGTAAACCTAAGGCAGGTTGGGCTCATGCAAGTCACAAAAACATGTTCCTGGCCCACAACATGTGCTTATTGGCATTGCTGAGGTCAGGGAAGAAAAGCTCTGCCAGACTCCCAGTCCATCTGCCATGAACCGTAACAGAGGCCTTTGTACTCGGTGTTGGGAGAGGGACAAGCGATGAGTGAAGTGGAACAGATGGTCACCACTGGTGAGAGGTGGAAGGGGTCTTTGAGGCTTGGTGGGGACCCGTGGGGTCGCTTACCATATGACCAGGCCGAGAGCCAAGATGCTCAGGGAAGCAGTGGTTGCTTTCTCATTGGGGACATTCCACTTGTAGATCAGCACGATGGCGAAGTTCAGCAGCGTGGCGATGCTGGTCCATGTCACATACAGCGCCAGCCCATTCTGGACCTgccacacagcacagcaagagGACAGGAGTGACATACAGGTAATCTCTGTTTGTCTTTGGTGGCCCATAGGCCCTGGTGCACTTAAGCCAGCCTTCTGGACCTAGCTGCAGGAAAGGTCCCTCATCATGGAGAAAAGGTGAAGCTTTGGAATCCTGAAGGGCTCCAGAGATCCAGCCCAGCGGTGTGTTATACTGGTGTCTCAGGAAGTGCAATAAAAAGAGCAGAGCCCACTCCCAGTTTGTGCCAAGAGATGTAGATGCATTTCCAGAAGGGTTGGTAGGAACTTCTCTGTGCAGTGCAGAAATCTTTCCTGAGCTATGATCTGCCACTGAATCTTTCACTCTGATAcctccagcactgcacagaggttgggttttttttaccatttACCCACAGCACAGCTTCTCAAAAGCCACCTACCAGAATGCGGATGAGCCAGAGCTCAGCTTTGTGACCCTTCACAAACCATGAGGAATGGATGCTCAAGGCTCGGTGGGAAATGAAGAGGGAGGCACATGTGGTAAGAGAGAGGACTGCCAGGAACaccagggctggaaggaggtATCTAGGACAAagaacacatacacacacaataAACATCACATTTTTCTCAGTGGTGTCACAATGCCCTAATTTGTAGCTTTAGTATTTGGCCTTTACTGGCTTTAAGTTGATCAGCCTTTAATAAAGGTAATCGCTACACGTAGCCCTCATTTTGAcatattgctgctgctgttttactCTGTTAATCATGAAgttgttttcctgactgcaagTGATTTCTTCACCTCTTGACAGTGGTGCTCTCATAAGCCCTTAATGTGACCATCATTATGGAAACAATCCAAGGCAAGGAGCTTAACTGCATTAATGAAGAGAGGCACAGCTCCTGTCTCACCTGTGGAGGTGAAAATGTAGAATAGCAGCTTTGAGGAGATCTTAGACATCAATGACCAATCTGTTTCATGGGCAAGATGACAACGTAAtgcaaaacccccaaacttttATGAAGGCTACATTTTGTGAAAGCCTGGTATAGAGTTTCACAGGTGGGATTAAGTGTTCACAcatagagggggaaaaaaaaccatagaGAAAGAGAAAGTACTGGGGCAATCCCATCAAGAGCATTAGAAAGTATTTCTAACAAAAGACAACTTACTCTCGGTCCCACAGAAAGAGCCATCCAACATTCAGGCCATTATTCAGACACCACACCACATAAAAAGGTATTGGCAGCAAGTCTGGCTTTATGAAGACATATCCAAGTTCATTCCTGCCAGGAAAAAGTGGccatgaagaaaggaaaacaattccTGCATTGACCAGACAAACCTTTCTGGCctcattttctttatattaTGAGGGATTTTACATTTGAATTCAACATTTCAGCTTACATCAGACTATTTCTCCTGTCTGTCCTTCTTTGATACAATACAGAAATACCTGTGGCTTTCCCTATCAAGCAGTTATTGATCTCATAGCCCCAGGAAAAGTTTCAAGTCCAGTCCAACAAACCAAGAGACTCCCCAGTGCTGGTTGTTTGATCTCTAACAGAAAGTAAACTCAAGGCATTAGCTCCGTAATCCATTAATTTTGCCCCTGTGGATTCTCAGCCTCTAGCAGTGGGTAAGTGCAGGTTCTGGGTAAATCTGTCTGACCCCCTGAATTGCTGGAAACGAGGCCTCACAGGGAAGTTTACACACTTTGATACCTGTCCACATGTTAGAGCAGTTCATGTACACCTCCAAACTTCTTCCCAGCTTTGGATGCTGGACataagagatgctccagccacAGAGCTTGAACATATCAAGTCAGGATAAATGGCAATGGGTTTGCTCTTACCAGAAACCCCTAAAAGGGGGGTAAGAGACTGAGCTACTCCAAAAGGGAAGAGTCACTGTCCTTTCTCATTTATACTGTAAATAGGGAAAACTGTAAACAGAAAATAGGGAAAATACCTTCGACAGATCCCTGACAAGGCGTAGAGAAGCCAGGCAAGCTGCCAGGCATAGATGACATTCCAGATGAGGAAAGTCCAGCCAGCTGGTGTGAAATCAGTGCTGTACTTGGCCGAGATGTTTCCAGGGGTTGTCCTGAACAGACCTGCGGTAGTGAATGTTGCAGGCAAAAGTGTTATTACATCCAGAGGATGGGGAAGGACTGCTGATTTTCCTCAACCTTCAATCTTCCTCCCTACCTCAGCGGGTTCAGGGATGATGAGAGCACAAGCTTGGTGCAAACCAACCACGTGCTGCGGTTGGTTTAGACACCCATTATGGGGTCATTGTCCCTTATTGGGAACACTGAGCACCTTCCCTCTTACACAGAGCCAGAAAAGCCAGCTGAGTATGAAATCCAGGGGAAAGCACGATGGCAGTTCCTGGTAGATTCAGCTGGGTAGTGTTCAAATGCAGCACCACTGTTGTCTACaaacccccagcagcagcctgaacTTCTTCCACCAGGGATACAAAGGAATGCAAAGACTGCCTTTCTACTACCATTGGATTCAGGTTCAGTGGGGATATTCACTTGGGTTTCAAGGGTCTGGATAGGGTTCAGACATCTGGCTGTAACACCTGGAGGATGCACTAGCTACCTCCCCATTTCACAGAACAAGATGTATTTGGAGAGTTGATGAGGTAACAGATCTATCCCATCTAAGCCACCTTGTATCATTATGTGATATTAAGCATGAAACCCACCTCTGAACAAAGAAAATTTGCTTGCATTACCTTTGAAAATCCCAGTGGCATTTCCAGCATTCATTATCACCATGACTGTGAAAGTAGCCAGAGACAGGAACATCACCAAAACCTTCAACTTATGTAGAGCATCCATCTTATTCTGAAACACATTGGACATATTGTTGGCTTATCCTACAGGATGCCTGGATTTGTTCCACATCCCAGAGACTGTTTCAGAAATAATGTTGTAAATTCACAAATTTTAACTGCCAACTTTTATTTGTGGATTTTTCATTAGAACTAAAAGAGGCCTTGCATGGGCTAGGAGCATCTCCATTTGAAGAGACCTCGTGAGATTGCAGAATGGAAATGGGAAGCTTTGGGAGAGGCgcctgctctgccaccctccatCACTTACCAGCACGATGCAAGAGCCACAGCTCAGGTTTGCCTAAGGTTTGCACAAAGACCTAAATAATTAGCCCACAAAATTAGCTTATCTGGCATCACCATTGCATTTTACTGAAGCAAACAGGCTTATCAAAGGAAGCAAATACGAAAATGTTGAAGTCTTCTCTTCGCAGCCAAGCGCCTTTTAGTTCAACATAACTTCTCACATTTACCTCTCTAATCCTATAACTCCAGTAAATTAACTTCCTTTCATGGTGGTATTACCTCTTCACCTACTGGCTGCAAATAAGCTTTTAATGCTTTAGCACATCTCAAGAACTTCATAGGCTATAAAATCCACATTGTACAATTTTTCAAGGTTAGTAAGTAGTGACTTGAGCTTTCCCAAATGATTTCCATTAGTCCAGCATTAATTCTATCCCAGAAAAGTTCAGTGCCACCTCTAAGAGTAAGCACACATGCACTCAACTATAGGCAACAGCTTTATTTCTCCTCACAGCTCAGCACTTGAGCTGCTTTCTCTGTACAGTGGCACTTCCTTGCTTTCCAGGGTTGGCAGGAGTAACAACTGAGTTGTTTCACATTGCTCAGTCTTGAACAATAAATTCCAGTTCCCACTTCAGTGGATTGTTTTATAGTTCCAGGCTTTGTTCATGGAACACGCTGCATCCAGACACGTCACAAGGAAGTGGGAAgggaaattctgttttctgcGAATCCATAcgtgtttttcccttttcagttctatcttaatggaaaaaacacccttcaaaaaaatgaaaattaaaatcctaTGTGGAAGAATGCAAGATATGAAATTCCAACTAGATTTATGTCAGTCAAATCACAGAACAACATGTTGTCTTCAACAGATACACTGGATTAGCaaattctggaaagaaaaatccacttGTACTATTAGACACATTGTTTCTGGCTCAAGAAATAACTCACATGCAGATTTCTGAAAGCCATGAAAATGTAGGAGAAAAATACCACTGTACACTTGTCAATGATCAAGGAAAGAACATAAGAACAGGATATTTGGCTGCTCCAAACCAGTACACAGGACTAGATGGTCCTGTGATCTCCCTGTCAGGCCAAATCTCTGTCCTCCCATAGTCCTGTAATTGACTTCAGcatcacatttctttttcattagcATATTTGGAAGAACCTTGATTGCACAGCTTCAGAGAAACCCATGTTTGTTTACAGAAGTCTAGGAGGAAAGCCTTATTAAACAGGTCAATAGTTTCACTACTGTCTCtcacctcctgcctccctctAACTTACTGCTTGCAATAAATGTCTGCAACATTTCCTGCCTGCAGTCTCCAGTCACAAACACCCATTAGAAGAATCAGAAATATTACTCACAGGGATCCACACAGGCTTTTTGGCAGTGTTTTACAGCTGTGGTTCAGCTACAAGCAGCGCTGGGGAGTCTCCGCCGCCTAACCTTATCTAAAGAGATTTCATACAACTCTCAACAGACTAATAATCACgtattattaaaagaaaaataaaaaatcatagCAGTTAGACGTGCTTTCTGTCTgcatgctgctgcagcctccaaTTGGCTAAAGCCTCCCAAAAACAAGCACTTATGCAAGAGAAATGTGATTACTTAACCAAAGCCTTTTATAACAGCCAGACATTTCGTATAACATTGCACGCTCCCAACTTGTTGGCAGACAGAAGCTAATGAGTGCATGCTCTGGGCTCTTGCCTGCTTtgtccttccccatccctgccaggaGGAGGGAAACTGAGCACTTAATCAAAATATTGCATCTCAAAATCTTAGCACTCCTGAGTGGGAGATTCTGGCAGGGAGTGCTGGAGAAACAGCacagatttggggtttgggaaaGATGGGGATAAAAAGTtatttgagttggaagggagctgAAAGACCATGTGGCTCCAATAACCTCCCTGCtgtgggtagggacaccttccactagaccaggttactcaaagccccatccagcctggccttaaacatttccagggatgaacacacagaaccacagaaaagtttaggttggaaaagacctctaaaatcCAGTGTAACCATTAACAACATAGATCCATAGTCTGGATCCTGTAAGCAGCTACAGATCTTCCTATAGCCCCAGATGGAGATTGGTTCATGTGtaaatttttgttctttgatATAGGAAAGGCTCCTGCCCCACAATGCAAGCCCATCCCACAGAAGCAGAGCAAGCCATGCAAGCTGATCAGTCTCTGCCTGCATCTGTCTGCTACCGAACCACAGTCTCACCACATCCACtcctttcattttatatttctgcTTGTTTCCTCTCAAATTTAAACTTTTATAGCCAATTAAAACATTCTTCAGCATCAAAATGTTATTTACCTTGTGCAGCCACAGTGCTTACCAAGCAGACAGTCTGGCTGGGAACTGCCCCATGTCAAATATAAAGGCAGTGAATTAACTAGCACCTATCCTCACCTATTGGAAACAACATAATGGGACTGGGAATTAACCCAGCTGGAGCTTCCTTGGCCACTGAGATAGGGGTGGAAAGCCTACATGAACATGGATTTGCCAGCCGTGGGAAGTGCAGGGCATCCAGCCAGCACTGTGCTGTCTATTTATCAGTGTGGGTGTGAGGTCCACCCTTTGAAGGCATCCTGAGGTCCACCCTTTGGAGGTATTCTGATGTGGAAACCAGTGGTTTAAGTATGATTATTTCTTATTAGCCAGACAACATGTTGTGCTCTACACATGGCTCAAAAACAAGAGCTGCTTGAGCTGCTTGTGCATAGCATGTTCATTGAAGAAGACAAAGGCCTGAGCTTGCAGCATGGTGGCATTGgcatttttccctccttttttcacTCTGTGAATCCCCCAGATATGTATACATTGACTCTGCCCATGTCCTAGAAACCGCCTTCAAGTCACAAGTTTATAAGCACTTGTTGCAGCAAGCATGGGCTGAAATACAAGCATAACCATGACCAACACTGTATGGCCTCCCCTCCTAGTAGATTAAAATCCACAATGCACCTTTTTCCACACTGGACCATGTCTTATTTATGGCCCTCTTATACATCTAGTGTGTATAGGCACATATATGTCTTTATTGATCAGATAGTCCAAATGACCTCAGCATGATGTCAGACATTACATTTCCATCCGACAAATGGCTGGCctgaaattcttcactgaataCAGGCCGCTTTATCATCCATGTGCCTGTCAGACACAGCTGGTCAGCCAGGTCCATACTGATCTAAACCTAGGGAAAGTTCTGCATGCAGGAAACATTGGACAAGTGGAAgaaccaaaacacacacactccACACACGCCTTGCTGTCCCATGTTCTTGCTGGTTATTCCATAATGCATCTTTTGTTGCAGTGAGACAACTGGAAACATTGCCAATACAGTGGTAGCCTTCTCCTCTGGCCACACTCAGTAATCCATGCAGAACCTTAAAGCCCACATTCTGGGTTTCAGAAGGGGttctttttcagaataaatcaCAACACAGGTCTTggataaaatattcaaaattgtTTTATCATGCAGCTCTACAAAAATCCCCTCAA
The DNA window shown above is from Corvus hawaiiensis isolate bCorHaw1 chromosome 3, bCorHaw1.pri.cur, whole genome shotgun sequence and carries:
- the LOC125324039 gene encoding uncharacterized protein LOC125324039, translated to MDALHKLKVLVMFLSLATFTVMVIMNAGNATGIFKGLFRTTPGNISAKYSTDFTPAGWTFLIWNVIYAWQLAWLLYALSGICRRNELGYVFIKPDLLPIPFYVVWCLNNGLNVGWLFLWDREYLLPALVFLAVLSLTTCASLFISHRALSIHSSWFVKGHKAELWLIRILVQNGLALYVTWTSIATLLNFAIVLIYKWNVPNEKATTASLSILALGLVIWFYLENYFLDKYVRYNLTVYPVVIAALTGSACKNGSFSSPLTNNVFIVVLLALTCLIFAVRLGLVTWRHWKRPLEASGTPGRSGTVA